The DNA segment TTATATGGTATACAACATACCATCTCATTAAACACCTTTTATTCATTCAATTTATTCAAGTAGATCTTTTATGAACTGAAATGTTTTGACTGATAATGGTTAATGAAGTCAAATGAAATTACTTTTCAAGGCAGCATGCCAGAAAGTCTAGGTATGAATTTCCATTTACAATTTGCGTTTGGCCTTTAAACCCAAACCAGAACAACCTGGTCGATGTTCGTTGTCGCAGTTAGTGAACAACTTGTCAAGTGACTTCCCCTGCTTCATGTTGATGTCATCACTGTGAGACTCCCCTTTGCTTTCAGAGTTCCTTTTGGATCCATGGGTGCTAATTATACCATTTAAATCACCTGACTGTTCATGTCCGTGTTCAATGTCATTACTTTGGGGATTACCTTTGCTTTTGGAGATCTTTTTGGAGCTGTGAGAGATAATTTCACCATTTAACTCATCATCGGACTGTTCCTGTCCAATGTCTTTACTTTGGGGATTTTCTTTGCTTTTGGAGTTCTTTTTGGAGTGATGGGTGATACTTTTACCATTTAACTCACCATCGGACTCCCCCTGCTTCAAGTCAATGCCATTACTTTGGGAAGTGCCTTTTCTTATGGGATTCTTTTTAAATCCATGCTTTAAGATTCTCTTACATGTCTTCCAAACTGAAGTCTTTTTCTGTTTGACTTCTCCATAACAGACCTCTGCCTGCCTGGGAAGGTCTTTGAGCCTTTCTCTACCCTTCTCCTCCAAGGCTCTGATTTTTACTTTTACGTTTACATGAAGTAGGTTGTCATTCATCAGGAGTCCATCACTTTCTTGGGGTTCCATGTTGGCTTCCGTGATTTTGGCCTCtaagtcattgtttttttggagtATGGGCTTTTCTTTGTAGATGTCTTTGTTTGTTGCGTCCAGTTGCTTAATGTTTGCCTGTAGGGTATTGTTGTCTCTTTGAAGCATGTTCTTATCTTCCTGGATGTCTTCATTTGTTGCCTCAAGTTTGTTGATTTTTGTCTGTAGGGCCTTGTTGATGCTCTGGAGTATGTCTTCCTGGAGTTCCTCGATTGTTGCCTGGTTTTGGGACTGGGGGAGATGGCATTTATGCACCAAGTTCTCGCAGTTTAACTTCATATCATAGAGTTGTACCTTAAGATCCTCGTTTTCTACCATAAGCTTCTTATTATCACACAGGACGTGGCCAAGTTCTACCTCAAGGTTGATGTGGTCCATGACGTCTCTTTCTACCAGGAGAGCGTCATTGTTTTCTGGCcgatctttgtttttttccaggagGTAGCTGTATTCACACCTAAGGTAACCCAGTGCGCGCTGAAGATTACCATAGTTTACATTCATATCGTCGATTTCTACCCGGAGGACAGCATTCTTGTTTCG comes from the Etheostoma spectabile isolate EspeVRDwgs_2016 chromosome 13, UIUC_Espe_1.0, whole genome shotgun sequence genome and includes:
- the LOC116700972 gene encoding putative leucine-rich repeat-containing protein DDB_G0290503, encoding MDILEMHIGNIKAEFKKLDSDKRFYKNSSEELLRKLNIITNDKDSVFWRKHQDLKLEIATLKKIIEEKQTKNAVLQAENQDLKENVLLKNVTEEEIQRLKKIIIDKLEKNAVLQVDGQDLEENSQLKNIMEENSNNNDAELILKSKQAFREKIKREVQKIFEDKRNRNAVFQSEEYGKVHVRWISGPKEALEEDNQSLMKKSEYECKNNAVIQALKEGVEGHSQVEKDVMESSQRLQDENESLKKTIEEERNKNAVLRVEIDDMNVNYGNLQRALGYLRCEYSYLLEKNKDRPENNDALLVERDVMDHINLEVELGHVLCDNKKLMVENEDLKVQLYDMKLNCENLVHKCHLPQSQNQATIEELQEDILQSINKALQTKINKLEATNEDIQEDKNMLQRDNNTLQANIKQLDATNKDIYKEKPILQKNNDLEAKITEANMEPQESDGLLMNDNLLHVNVKVKIRALEEKGRERLKDLPRQAEVCYGEVKQKKTSVWKTCKRILKHGFKKNPIRKGTSQSNGIDLKQGESDGELNGKSITHHSKKNSKSKENPQSKDIGQEQSDDELNGEIISHSSKKISKSKGNPQSNDIEHGHEQSGDLNGIISTHGSKRNSESKGESHSDDINMKQGKSLDKLFTNCDNEHRPGCSGLGLKAKRKL